Proteins from one Desulfonema limicola genomic window:
- a CDS encoding ParM/StbA family protein — MKKIIAGMDIGFGQAKVCLKNGDESIKTICFPRIFAEAGRDNRGLNNHSVYGIEGERFYVGQEALAYQDSFIRRDFRDYVKDKTYWLCIGKALIDTGIFNGDDNIRIKRLILGLAPGHFYPENISHMKKTALSGIEFSYNNKICRFSAKEVKILPQGSGAFFSETLTDKGLIQEKNGYKKLHGILDVGYRTTDFVLFEKGQFIGEKEELSEDTGMRTVLEKLQSHIRQKYDKEELEFLEPVLRGQPFEFRGKEYDLSDQVEKLISDHIYKRIEPEVLKRWEGRINRMKRIVICGGGAYFFKNAGDFLKLHKDQIVILPQPELSNAVGFLRFGLMMEKSDSLKKQQKI, encoded by the coding sequence ATGAAAAAAATTATTGCAGGAATGGACATCGGGTTCGGACAGGCTAAAGTTTGCCTGAAAAACGGTGATGAATCCATTAAAACCATATGCTTTCCCAGAATTTTTGCCGAAGCCGGAAGGGACAACAGGGGCTTGAATAATCATTCGGTGTATGGCATTGAAGGTGAAAGATTTTATGTAGGGCAAGAAGCACTTGCATACCAGGACAGCTTTATCCGCAGGGATTTTCGGGATTATGTCAAAGATAAGACCTACTGGCTGTGCATTGGCAAGGCCCTGATTGATACAGGCATTTTCAATGGGGATGATAACATTCGTATTAAGCGCCTGATTCTCGGACTTGCCCCGGGACACTTTTATCCTGAAAATATCAGCCATATGAAGAAAACCGCCCTGTCCGGTATTGAATTTTCATACAACAACAAAATCTGCCGGTTTTCTGCAAAAGAGGTTAAGATTCTTCCCCAGGGCAGCGGTGCCTTTTTTTCTGAAACTTTAACGGATAAAGGTCTTATTCAGGAAAAAAACGGCTACAAAAAACTTCACGGCATTCTGGATGTGGGATACAGGACTACTGATTTTGTGCTTTTTGAAAAGGGGCAGTTTATCGGTGAAAAAGAAGAACTTTCAGAAGATACGGGCATGAGAACGGTGCTGGAAAAACTTCAGTCCCATATCAGACAGAAATATGATAAAGAGGAGCTTGAGTTTCTTGAACCTGTTCTCAGAGGACAACCTTTTGAGTTCAGGGGAAAGGAGTATGATCTTTCAGATCAGGTAGAAAAGCTGATTTCCGATCATATTTATAAAAGAATTGAACCTGAAGTGTTAAAACGCTGGGAAGGCAGGATAAACCGGATGAAAAGGATTGTCATATGTGGAGGTGGGGCATATTTTTTTAAGAATGCCGGAGACTTTCTTAAACTCCATAAAGATCAGATTGTCATTCTTCCCCAGCCTGAACTTTCCAATGCAGTCGGATTTTTACGCTTCGGCCTGATGATGGAAAAATCGGATTCATTAAAAAAGCAGCAGAAAATTTAA
- a CDS encoding integrase domain-containing protein, translating to MGTRDDPLIRGAKIAIKTSDNGSFKTQHNHIKEARRFVITLRDLGYGVKKWKNISNKHVGAVVKQWKINDLAPATIKEYLSGVRTVCRLYGNNCIHGENKDFGVENRTYVTNQDKSVPQEVYENVVSDLKSSSDIDKHRVAAQLQLERELGLRTEEACKFNPERAVFTDGRVFIQHGTKGGRERFINEISDKAGYAINYVKTVIDGNNLIPGHMTEKQWSGKYYRTIRAHGISKAACGASGHGCRHAYTQERYAKLTGFQPPCKFESKEDFKSNAEQIAGENWQKLDRDARQVLKAELGHGPDRDDVVSQYLGSV from the coding sequence ATGGGAACACGAGATGACCCATTAATCAGAGGAGCTAAAATTGCTATAAAAACAAGTGATAACGGATCATTCAAAACACAGCACAACCATATTAAAGAAGCCAGACGTTTTGTCATAACCCTGCGTGACCTTGGATACGGGGTTAAGAAATGGAAAAATATCAGCAATAAACATGTGGGGGCTGTGGTCAAACAGTGGAAAATCAATGACCTTGCACCGGCAACCATCAAGGAATATCTTTCCGGAGTCCGCACCGTGTGCAGACTTTACGGAAATAATTGTATCCACGGCGAAAACAAGGATTTCGGAGTTGAAAACCGGACATATGTAACAAATCAGGACAAATCCGTACCACAGGAAGTTTACGAGAATGTAGTGTCAGACCTGAAATCCAGTTCTGACATTGATAAACACCGGGTAGCAGCCCAGCTTCAGCTTGAGCGGGAACTGGGTTTGAGAACTGAGGAAGCCTGTAAATTCAACCCTGAACGTGCTGTATTTACTGATGGTCGTGTATTTATCCAGCACGGTACAAAGGGCGGGCGTGAGCGCTTTATCAATGAAATATCGGATAAAGCCGGATACGCCATAAACTATGTGAAAACAGTCATTGACGGAAACAACCTGATCCCCGGACATATGACAGAAAAGCAGTGGTCAGGAAAATATTACAGAACAATCCGGGCACATGGTATCAGCAAGGCAGCCTGCGGTGCATCAGGTCATGGATGCCGTCATGCATACACACAGGAGCGATATGCAAAACTGACAGGCTTTCAGCCACCCTGTAAATTTGAATCCAAAGAGGATTTTAAAAGCAATGCAGAGCAGATTGCAGGGGAAAACTGGCAAAAGCTTGACCGGGATGCACGGCAGGTACTCAAAGCCGAACTGGGACACGGCCCGGACAGAGATGATGTTGTGAGCCAGTATCTTGGCTCAGTGTAA